CTTGTCGGAAATTCCGATCACAGGGAATTGAACTTATCAGGTCTTCCAGGTCTTCGCATGTTGGAGAAAGATGCCTTCGCTAACGTACTCGATGTAGAGTCGCTTGCACTTGCCAATAATTCGTTGACTTCTCTACCAGAATTCGTTTTCTCCAATctgacaaaattgaaaaatttgttgttGTCGGACAATCAAATATCAAATGTCCGGAATCTATTTGTCGGCTTAGAAAATCTGCAACTGTTGGATATTTCTCGCAATCCTATCAGACACTTTGGAAGGGGCCACCTGTTTGGCCTTACCAAATCCGCTAAGATTCTCACTGACGGGAATATTCTTTGGAGCATCAGCACGGGCGTATTTGCTAATTCTTTCCTTAAAGACGCCGAGGAAATAAAGCGATTGGCAGCGATGCACGACCAGAGAAATCCCGCGAAGGAGGAGGAGCAGAGAGTCGACAAGACTGAAGTAGCTAAGGAATCTCAGGATCAAAAGATCAAAACGCTTAGCGAGCACACACGAGTGAAAATTTGCAAGTCTGATGGCATCGTGACATCACTGGAAATTCTTTTGGAAGACGAAGAACTTGTTGAAGGATGCGTCCAAGTACTATTCGACACTACGAAGCAAAGTCTGAATCTCGCCGAGTTGGGTATCAAGGGTTTTCAGGAAGACTGGTATCGGTTGCAATCTCTGCCGGTCGCCTCGTTGGATCTGTCGAACAACGAGATCGTTGAGATCACGAAGGAGATGCTGAACAACCTGCCGTTAAGTCTGACGTATGTAAACTTCCAAGGGAATAAAATACGCAAGATCTGGAGTCAGGTGATCAAAAATGATTACCTAAATGTGCTCAACTTGAGAAATAATCTGATCGAAGAGATTGAGGAGGGCGCGCTCTTAAAAACGAATCTAAGCGCATTGTATCTCGCTGGCAATCAACTAAAGAGTTTAAACTTCGTTTCCAGTCTGCCAGACACCTTGACTGTACTTGTGGCGAGCGGAAATCACATAGTTTCTATCCCCGACGGCGTGTTCTCTAAACTCTACCGTTTGAACTATTTGCATCTTGAAGACAATAAAATCGAAACGTTACAAAACGACGTTTTCCAAGGTTTAACATCCTTGCTGATATTAACGTTGATGGGGAACGGTATAAAGACAATCGAACCTAGCGCCTTCAGAGGCTTGACAACGCTGCAAACGCTTGATCTCCGTCATAATTCTATACGCGATCTGCAATATGGCATTCTCTCCAAGTTGACGGGTCTAAAGCAATTGAATCTCGCCAATAACAAGATCGCCAAGGCCACGTTTGGCGATTTAGCACAGTCTGTGGAGTCCCTGTATCTCGATTATAACGAGATCGACATTCTCGAAGAGGGTAATTTCGTTCAAGCTCCAATATCCACATTATCCTTGACCGGCAACAAAATTTCTAACATAATGCGTGGTGCCTTTAATTTGCCTACTCTGCGAGATCTATATTTGAGTAACAACACTTTGACGACTATCGAGGGTGATAGCTATGAAGGCTTGAGTCGATTAAGACGCCTCTGGCTTTCAGAGAATAAAATATCCGAAATACGTAAGGGCGCTTGCAAAAATCTGGGAAGTTTGTACATTTTGGATGTAAGCAAGAATCCTTTTCAAAAGTTGGAAAATGGAGCTCTTTATGGCCTCAATACCGCCTTTGGGACTAGCTTGTATATCTACGAGAACAATATGAAGGAGATACATGGTGGTGTTTTTGACGATGTTTAAAACTCTTTCAACTTAAGACTTCTATATATATGCATCTTTTCTATTaaatgttctttaaaaaaatggcattaatAATTTGGCCATTAATTTACGAAcatttacagaaaatttaactttgttaaattacatgataAATTAACTAGCAATAGAAACATGAAATACATATTCATGCAGACTTGATAAATATGCATTTGTCATTTTAcctcaatattaattattgttaatgttataaaattgctATACAATAGAGAATACGAATTTCTTTACATATTTGTGCAATTTACGAAGAAGTAAAAGTGGATTATCGCGACATATCTTAATACCCTTAAATCAAAAGATTGATGacgttttataaaagtaaatctttctttaaaaaatattgcttttgGTTGCTTTCACCCACATTTCTtctaatatgtaattattttgctgCATGAACtctacatttttaagaaaatgaaaCCGTGATAAagtgaaattgaaaattatcaatCAAGCGTAATTTACGCCATCATTACAAACGATTGTATGTCATTTCTCTTAATATGTATCAATCGAGCACAGTTTCTTCGTGCGATCGCTCGACGGAACCGTTTATAATCGTGTTAATATTCACCCGAGAAAGGCAAACGTACAGAGCAATTTTCGCAAAAGTGACGGACAATTCGCTTTCACCAAACGTGTCCGTAAATCCGCGcgtaaaattgcaataataataaaatcggtCTATAGTACGCGAGATGAAATGTGTAAGTTGCAACCGACTGGCCTTGACTTTCACGTGAGACCTTTCAACTTCCAAGTCGACTGGACTCTTGAGATCCGTTTGAAGGTCGGTACGCTGTTAGATattctttccatttttttccCACTTCGATCGACTAACGGTTTATCGCGGTCGAAACGTTGTATAAGCAAATTGAGTAATCAAACGTTGTCTTCTGGGTATTGAGAACCAGAAGATcgtctatttaaattatgctCGATAAAAGAGCGTTAATATGTTATACGtatacattgagaaaaaaggTTATTTATTTGactcaatttttcaatttgatttttttaattaaaatatttatatatttcaattaaatatataaatgcttaAGTTAAAAGCACAAGtacttgaattaaagaaattttttagtcAACTTTTTTTAGTGCATTAATTAGctctaaaataaaagaaaagatattttgaatttaaacaGTTGATTACATACGAAATCGATTTAAAGGATCGACTTATGAGCCATACGTTACATATAAAATGATCTCTGTGTGGAGACTGAATTGGGGATTAACCGGTATAATTTTCAACTTGCTTGACGCTTTACTGTAATTTCATTGGAACCGGATAATCTCGTTTCACGCCGCATCGATCGTGACAATTATGTGTGACAAAACAGACGGCGTTTCCACCGCAAACCGGAAGGCGCTAGTCGGTGCACGTAATTACGTAACACGTATTCCTCGGGTTTAATTAACTCACGGATAAACCTTGAGCACGCTCGTAAAGCGCAGCGCTCTTCCCTTCCTTAAGCAGGCAAGTTGTTCTTCGTGGTGCCCGGCGGTACGATCTGACGAGTCGATTTGTTTAATTGGATCTCAAGGAGTTTGGGTTAGATGCTCGAACAGATAGGACTCGCGTCTTTGTAGCATGTCTCAACTGCGATCGCACATTTACGATGATAACCGCGCGCGGCTAATTGGCGCGAGCTTAATGACTCCCTGCAGCCACCTCGGCTTAAAAGCCCGAATCACGGATATAAAAAGCTACGTTCGCGTCCGGTTTCCTGCTCGAATGAACCGCCAGTTACGATTTCATGGCGAGATCTGTCGAAGAAGTGCTGCTTCTCACATACCGGCTGCTTCCCGTTCCGTAGCGAAGGTCCCGAGCAATTTCGTGGCATTGACATTGAATACTTAGTCACTTCCGGTTTTACCAACGGTACTTCGTAGAAATTATCGAACGTATGAGGGCCGGTTTGTATGGGAATCATAATGATAGAATACCCAAGCATTCCAATTTTGCGGCTTACTAAGTTTTgtcaaatatttcaatttcacCATTTACgagtaaatattttgaattggATAATACGTGAAATATCGTACaagtaattttatcatatatatatatatattcttgattttaaatttaaacatattcacatattttatactaagATTCTATGAATtccattataaatatttatgccaataatttataaaacagaaataagcaatgtagaaataaatatagaattgtAGAGATGACAATtctaacatattattaataaatctattgTTTACGTAAGGGTACGTAAATTGTTTGCGTGCGTGcatatgtgcgtgcgtgcgtgccaTTGTGATCATTAAGCGTAAAAAAGCTTTAAgatatgtgaaaaaattagaaagcgTTAGACACGTAAGTTTAATAGTGCGAAGCAGGAAATGCAGaagtagaaatttaataaatgtcggCCAGTGGATCTTGTGTTAgctgaaagaaaaaagggTCGTCGGATCTTTTAAGGTATGCTTTAAGTAGGACAAAGGTACCTTGACTCTCTGATGGAGAAAGGTCTCGGTGTCCGAGGTTCGTTGGCCTTCGTAGCCGCTGATGGACAATAGCACGTAACAAGCAGAAAACAGTACTTCCGTTGAATATATTGACTTTGAATTGTTTGTCTTACAATTAGATCAAATACTGAATGAAGCAACATTAGAACACATACATTggttttcattttaaaaaatcatcagattcttttccattttgataataaacaaattacggAAGactattaattgtttaatgatTGATATTGAAACTCTCACattatacgtacatacatctTAATTCACATCagaatatatcattttttaatgattttttacttACTAGATATCACATGCGCGCGCTTTAAGCGCGCTATTTagcgtttaattttttactttttaaaaataaattgcaataataatagttaaccatctaagtTACGGAGCACGAACTTGACAACCaggaaccaatcagcatcacGAAAAAGCCATGACAAAATCAATAACACGCCTTCTTTGGAGGTGGAATATCGGTAATTGATTAGACAACTTAATTATAGTTATCGATATAAGTAAAAggaataaacataaattttataaaaaaagaattgggCCACAAGTAATGACGGTCATAAGCGTCGGCGTACTACATAAATGGCTATAATTATTAAGTGTGTAATTAATGCTTTCTAATCGTCACGCTGTGAAAGGAACGATCGCGCGTTTCGTGAGTATGAGCAATACATAGTATCGTGTTATTAGTTATCTGTAGCATATccagattttattatgtaaatcgGAGATAAGCGACGCAAGATGATATATGACGAACTACATCTTGATATTTTCAAACAACAAAATCGAAAGACTGGAAATCTACGCGACGATACCCGAAGAGATAAACTTTCGatacttgattttttttcaaaccgGATATGTTTCATAATCATCGGTTATGATTAGTCGGCATGACCGCGATGACCAGCGTATGTGCATAAATTCGACTTTGCATAGTTCTTTTGCATGAAACTATGAACTGCTTGCTCGCAGAGTATTTTGCTTCATAGAAAGCAGTGATCGCTATGGTCGAAGAAATTGTGCGTAATTACCTTCGAGAATCGCTCCGGTATTTTTAACAGCCGCCGGCAAAGAGAGCCATTTCGCCGTAGTTGGTACAAGAccggaaaattttttaatcgcttGATTGCTTCTCATGCCTTCATTTAATCCAACCAGCTGATTATTTAATGTAGTCGCatcaaaaataaacttatcTTAGAAATTAAGCATGCTATTAAATATGACTTGTTTTATTTACTTACGTGCACTAACTCGTTGTCggtgatatttattatcattgtaGATATTATTCTAagtctatttataattttatgtaaacaatGGTCTGTTAACATATACATTAACAAAGTACattagagaataaaaatatttatttggtaaactttgaaaaaaaaaaaaaaagatattagcaGAACGgaaccaattttttttctcggtaACACttaatgtgttttatttagatatttcagGTCAGCATAcagcattaaataataattattcaaactGCATACAGGTTATACTTGCTAGATGCAAATATTGttaactttgaaataaatcgaGCTAGTAATGTGACAGTAAAACGACAGCAATAggctttttatacttttagataaacattaatctaaaatttatataattattttttaattattatttgctgctattaatatataattacatctttttaatcattatctCTTTCGCGTgatgatttattataagtatttattttatttgttaagtgcAACACATATACAaccatacacacacaaacatacacatatcgtaatatataaaagtaaattcaatcaattaagtaaaaaatatctttaaccATTGAAACTATTAGAATTTCTTGAAAAactaatgaataaataaaaaagtataataaataataaaaaaacagatatacTAAAGTCACGATTACTCCAATAAATGGTAGTAAAACACGACGAGTGAGTATACCTTTGAGTCGTGGTGTCAGAGGTATCGGAGAGGAATCGCAATTTCGATTTAATCACTGATAAATGATCTTTACATGACGAGGTATCTCGCAATCATGTCCGAAGACCCGTGAAAGCGATATGGATGGCCGTAAGACTCAATTTCCATCGGAAATGTATGTAAATGCATGATCGCTGGCGTTCGTCAAAAAATGGATTCGAGTAATCGTctgcatacatatgtataagttTCTCCGGCGGCGAGTACGTACCTTCTTTAATTGGCGACCTGAATCAGTTCGCTGACTTGATAATCATCCGGCTGGGGAGAAACATCTCGTGCGTGACACCGGCGGGTTCAATCGAAGCCAGCGACCTAAtcgcaaaaattaatagcCGAAGAGACGATTTACCGCTCGTGATGAGCCAATTATACCGTCATGCGTGACCTGTTTTCCAAGATGATCGTTTAATAACACACCCGCGCGAAGAATTGTTCATCCATGACGTACTTATGTCAAGCGCGGGGTCtcatgtgtgtgtgcgtgatAAATCTAGTTTAATAAGAACACCGCTTATATAATTTGCTTAATAAAAATCTCACGCTGGTCGCGAGTGGACTCGCGTGGTGTGTTTTGCCGGCTTTCGCCGAGATTACGTCAATCGTGCTGTCTCAGTGTCGCGGATAATGATCGTCGGGTGCaagaattttgaattaaatattctgaCGTATTCCATTATATGGAAAATAACATGTTTTAATCGGTACATCTTAATGTACGGCAAAatggcatttaaaaaatatacagaaaacATTGGGCACATGTTATCAGAAAAGTTTGAGAACATGAGTTTCGCTATCATGTGTTCTGTATGTGCAAAGGAAGACAGCATAAGCTCCATATGTATATGGTGATCACATAatctgatataaatatttataagaaccACTTTCCACTTGCGAGACACGCAAATATACGAGAAAACGCGATTCCGTAAGTGGTGTGACGCGATATCCAGTATGTAATCTAAGATGGTGTCAAATTTTGCTGTTACAGAAATACCGGTCAAGCATTTTGCAAGGaacatcatattttatattacttaggaCCTTAGGATAatgacagattttttttacgctaatatacatatattataaaaagtaacacTTTTTTCGAGAAATACTGTAACAAATTTTGCATTGTCTCCTTATCTTTCTTGCACAAcagtattttctaaaacgttttgtaatgtgtttttataaaaaatctatatatgtGTGTCTATATTCtgttgatattataatattagaagaaacagttgtataataaattttaaaatataattgtttgaaaatcttttttataaatataagatctactttttttatatgtatcttAAACAGCaagtatttttgcaataaattacgTTTGCgattttagtaattaatttgctatcattttttaagtaaattatttaattaatgttaaataaatcttatttttataatatatgcaagaaatctatttattttttaaatatttaatatattttattataaaaataaaccaaattgttaaataaataataatataattaagaaaaacatttttttaattaatatagaaaataaaagaagaatagaAAACAGTgactttctataatttataaataataactgattaataataatttcagcaATTTGGAATGTACAACATTATAGCATGGTaatccataaatttttattccacaTTGACTTACATATTTGTGttgaaaaagattaataataatctgtacattaaattgcACGCACAGGTTTATATTTTGCCAAGTTAAGaacaataagaaataatgcaacttttgcattttgcataaatttataaaacaaaattttattaaaaaacgtattattgatataaaaattaaaacatgaaaatttttatgcgGTTTTTTGAGttgaaaagttatatttatatcataacaTTATGTTGTACTATGTTAGATTTGCAAAAGTAAGATAAGCTGGAAccatactaaaaaaaaattttaatgtaaaaagacaataattgaaatattatacatataataaaaaaaatataatataatatgcaaGATTTTCTGAAagttcttttctcttttataacaatttatttttattgtttaaatgttATGTTATGCAGTATATATTCTTAGCAcaattaaatgcaattaaatcttttttctgtagttacatttttattatgcgggtttattatatatatttttttatatataaaagcaaacatttttgttatttgctattctttctataaaatacttttaattatcttaatttaattatgagtgataatattaaacaatcaaaaatggaaaaattaacttttttcctaatttattTGACGAAAAGTTTTCCTCTATGTTTttcatgtgtgtatatatgtatgtttttatttatttattatatattattatatgtatttgaatttattttatttgtgagaTATCAACTAACACTAATCAATAATTTGTATCACTTTATTATTTGTcatgagaaagaaaaaaatatgtagtacatatataaagaacataaatcaataaaacatataaagcttaaattaattttcgataGGACGCAAAtaatatacagaaatatatttgtaaataattaattaaactaaagttccaaagaatattcttaaaaatcttgaatcaccttttaacattaaaaataaaagtaacagaaaaaattatcttttaaaagaatctatctttattatttttattacttaaggAACGAGGCGGGGATATATAATAGAgatgtaaacaaaaatacaaagttAATAACGGAATGTAAAAGACGATtattatacagaaattttaattattagttatcTTTTATCATGCGTATCTGTGCATAGCATTGCTAGAAGCACGTTTTCACGGAGATTTATATAGGAGAAtcacagattttttaaaactatcttcgcatttctttttctctataaaaGAGAGTACAACATTGCCGTCAATTAAACTGATTTAGGAAGTATCACTCATGcctattaacaattattttaccgacaattcaaaaattgttgataaaatatatctcaATATATATAACCGGTGTATAAACGCTTTTAATCTCTTATTGTTGGCCAATAGAGAAGGAAAAAATACTCTGACATCAATTAGATGTTATTAAATCAGGATGTTATTCGATAAGCACACTTACTTTTAATCGTCAATTGTATGCttcgattaatatttatctaccGCGCGAGATAAAAATACTATCAACTTCATACTTCGTCATAAATGCAGTTTGTTAATATACTTCACAAaaaattcttcatttttttatcaagcgGTTTTTTCCCAAAACTGAGGCTATCTGAAGAGAAGTTACTCAAAAGTGGTttactgtaataataatagtacacAAAGCTACATTAGATCgggaaaatttaatacaatcaGCACTTTAAAGTACTTGCAGCGGTTGCAATATCTTGGTGAGAATATACTTTAACTATTTTCGTGTTATTTTGCTTTGTTCGCTCAGACCGCAGTAAACATGTAATCAAAGTGTGAGTGGATGACACtctcttttaaaatttctaattttatttcggatgcatttttttggaaatttattttgccTGATAGGTGCAATCAACTACATCCTTTAGCAAGCGCAATCACAAGCGCAACGACGCACACGTTTTTCACGACGATGCAAGAAGACGTCATCTACGGAGCGTACGGACCGTGGTTGCACATCTGTaaatagagaaaattaatACTGGAGTTCTACTATTAGACTATTgtatacttaattttaatactttctcACGGCAgatttt
This sequence is a window from Monomorium pharaonis isolate MP-MQ-018 chromosome 3, ASM1337386v2, whole genome shotgun sequence. Protein-coding genes within it:
- the LOC105836851 gene encoding toll-like receptor 6; translation: MLSLIICLLPLAASVPVEVGKIDETDTSKQLIVNIDNGILKDVRLVGNSDHRELNLSGLPGLRMLEKDAFANVLDVESLALANNSLTSLPEFVFSNLTKLKNLLLSDNQISNVRNLFVGLENLQLLDISRNPIRHFGRGHLFGLTKSAKILTDGNILWSISTGVFANSFLKDAEEIKRLAAMHDQRNPAKEEEQRVDKTEVAKESQDQKIKTLSEHTRVKICKSDGIVTSLEILLEDEELVEGCVQVLFDTTKQSLNLAELGIKGFQEDWYRLQSLPVASLDLSNNEIVEITKEMLNNLPLSLTYVNFQGNKIRKIWSQVIKNDYLNVLNLRNNLIEEIEEGALLKTNLSALYLAGNQLKSLNFVSSLPDTLTVLVASGNHIVSIPDGVFSKLYRLNYLHLEDNKIETLQNDVFQGLTSLLILTLMGNGIKTIEPSAFRGLTTLQTLDLRHNSIRDLQYGILSKLTGLKQLNLANNKIAKATFGDLAQSVESLYLDYNEIDILEEGNFVQAPISTLSLTGNKISNIMRGAFNLPTLRDLYLSNNTLTTIEGDSYEGLSRLRRLWLSENKISEIRKGACKNLGSLYILDVSKNPFQKLENGALYGLNTAFGTSLYIYENNMKEIHGGVFDDV